The stretch of DNA ggtcaataaccaatagcggaacctggatgctcatattggctcctacatattctacgaagatctttatcggtcagaccgcataacaacatacgttgttccctttgtcatcggtatgttacttgcccgagattcgatcgtcggtatctcaatacctagttcaatctcgttaccggcaagtctctttactcgtttcgtaatacatcatctcgcaactaactcattagttgcaatgcttgcaaggcttatgtgatgtgcattaccgagagggcccagagatacctctccgataatcagagtgacaaatcctaatctcgaaatacgccaacccaacatgtacctttggagacacctgtagagtacctttataatcacccatttacgttgtgacgtttggtagcacacaaagtgttcctctgacaaatgggagttgcataatctcatagtcataggaacatgtataagtcatgaagaaagcaatagcaacatactaaacgatcgggtgctaagctaatggaatgggtcatgtcaatcagatcattcaactaatgatgtgatcccgttaatcaaatgacaactctttgtccatggttaggaaacataaccatctttgattaatgagctagtcaagtagaggcatactagtgacactctgtttgtctatgtattcacacatgtattatgtttccggttaatacaattctagcatgaataataaacatttatcatgatataaggaaataaataataactttattattgcctctagggcatatttccttcaagtgatgcctaacactctttggctctgggtgtttagggctttgtcctcgcaaggatttctctctcaaaggcttcgaggtgggttgctctcaaacgacaaaagccatgcactaactctgagcagccaaccaatttatggtgtagggggtgggctatttatagccactaggcaacccgacctgatttgtccgaaatgaccctgggtcactaaggaattgacacgtgttccaacggtcagatttcaaacacacacgacaactttacttgagctacaagcaaagctgactttatccagctctggataagatttgctctcattgtcttcactcgaagacataggattttggttaagcgtcacttcagtcattctgactggtttacttggaccccacttaacggtacggtggttcctatgactcaacaaagaagaaaaagaacgacgaaacaactaagtcttcacgctccatagtcttcacgcgatgtcttctcttgtcatagtcttcaatgtgaatgtcttcacataccacctttgacttcaatgtcttcatacatttttaggggtcatctccggtaggaaaaccgaatcaatgagggacttctacctgtgttatcctgcaattctcacaaacacattagtccctcaaccaggtttgtcgtcaatactccaaaatcAACCAGgagtggcactagatgcacttacaatatcAAAGAGTCGTGTGCAAATAAAAGATGAGAAATAGAGGGGGCGCATTTATGCAAACTTTTATACCTTCAATCCCCCCCAACTTCCTCCTCATGGGAAAGCATACTTGAAAGGCCTTTCGAACTCAACAAGAACAGATACGGGGAGAGTGGGTCTCCCTTCTCAGTCCTCTTGTTGGGAGGAATTCCTCAGTCTCGGCATCATTAAATCTAACTCCGTAGCTGACCGAGGAAACACACTCCATAATTAGGTCCACCCATTGCACATGAAGTTCCATCCTCATCATCATGGCCTTCAAAAATCTCCATTCTACTCTGCCATAAGCTTTCGTCATATCCAACTTcattggccctgtttggatacatgagtagagttagtttgagctagtttgaGCTCGAACAGCCCTAAAGTACCCAAACACGAGGGCTAGTTTGAGATAGTTACATCTAACCCACCTCTTTGAGTAGAGTTAGTTTagggttagtcatgagctagaaactaactctaacctctagctaagttagagtatccaaacggGGTCGTTGCACTGTAGCCATTAGAACCATGGATTTTCTTCTTTATTGCATGAAATCACTCGTATGCTACCAACACTTTATCTGTGATAAGGCAGGCACAAAAGCACTATGTGTTAGAGAAATCACCCCAAGAAGATTTTTTAAGCCTATTTGCTATCATCCTAGAGATAATCTTATACACCGCATTGCAAAGATCTATGTGTGGTCAGACACCAACCAAACACATCATCGCCAGGCTGAATTTTTTCTCATCTCATGTCCACACGAGGCGGCAGCGGACTACCAGTATGAGGCCGAGGACTCGGATCCAATCACACCCTACATCTCATGCTACACACTTGAGTTATCCCCGATGAATGCTGAGAACATGTCGAAGTTGTGAGTTGTGGCTACTGAAAGTTTCTTGTTCTTTCTGTTTGAATAGTACTCTTCTCGTCTAATAATATAAGATCGTTTTTGACATTAGCGTTGCTCTTGTGCTGCACAGGTGTACAACATTGAAAGCGTTGTGAATATGGGTGGTGACGTTCGTAGTGCTCCTTTGTTGGGTGTGGTAAAAACAACATCCGAGGCTGCCAGTTGTTTCTCtgactgacatgtgggtccccaaCGACTACGAGCGCCACTTCCGGGAAGGCGAGCCGGAAGCTCACCCCACGTTTACACGCACGCGCTTCTCCCTCTTCTCCCCCTCGAGGAAAGAAACAAGAACCCAACCTCGAGCAGCGAGTACCAAACGCAGGCACAATGCAGTGAGCAATCAATCATCCTCCCTCCCTCCCGGCGCCGTAGAGGAAGCAGAATAATAAGCAGGAGCGTCCGTCCTTCCGGCGAAGCCACGCGGCCTCCACCGGGCCGGTTTCTTCTCTTGGTACGGAAGCCCTAACCTTTTCCCCCCTCCCTTGAAAAAATCGCAAGAACCTGCATTTCCCCCCTCTTTTCACTAGGAATCTTGGGGGTTCCCGCGTTTGGTCATTTGCTGAAGCGAGACAGTCGATTTCTACTCTATCCAGTGGATAAAACTCGAATTAATCTTTGCCGTGGTACTATGCCCGTGCACCTACAGACTATCGGCGCTCATGGCAGAGACCGGAGATGCAAGCAGCGACTGGCTTGCGCGCCTCTCTGGACTCGGTTCATATGTTTGCTCCAAGATGAACTACCACGAGTACTGCAGCCATGAATACAACGGCATCCACAGCGCGCTTCACAGAGTCCTCGAAGAAAAGGAGAAGGTGGAGCAAGAACACAAGGGTAACCGCTGCTCTGTTTGCTTAGGATCCTCATATATTGTTTGCCCTGTAACACCATTTCTCTGAAGGCAAAGTTTTAATCCTAGCCATCAAATCGAACAGCCAACGTTGCTCCAATGATGTTTATTCCAATCAGTtatctgctatctgaagcccccAAATAGTTACCAGTCAATCCTACCAATCTGTAATTACTCGCATGTTTAGAAATCTCCTGTCACACACGCTAACAAAACTGTGCATTGCACTTGCACTAGTGATAAGAAAACCGTGGCATCATTCGTACCATTTTGATAAAATCATGGACAGCAAGGCTTCAACTCGTCGCTGCAAAGGAGGAGCTCGTTAAAAGGAATGAAGAGCAGGAAGCAGAGATTCAGTCTCTAAAGAGAAAGCTCCAAGCAAGTGAGGCAAGGCATACGCCGGCACAGGGGAGTGGTCGTGAACATAACCAGTCTGGAAGGGTAAGTAAATACTTATCTGTGAATGTGATAATTCTAAGTCAATGTGTTCAGTGATCTGATTTGTTATCATACTAGGGATAGTGTGTTACTGGTCTTTACTGCTTCGGAAGAATGTGATGCCATGAATGCTTATAGATTTcggatgcagaggccgggggaaatcctccttttccaaaaaaaaaagaATGGTTATAGATCCTTTGCAAGATAGTTCTGCTCATCTGATTACAGCAACTATTTTGCAAAGCAATTATTCTGCACATTTTGAGTTGCACTTTTATGCCTTGTTGGCTCCCTCGTGTCTATGCTCTTTTAGAAGTGTTCTTCATTTTACTGATTGCGACTATCATCTTGTTGGATATTTATGTGAAGTACTGTAAAAATGAGTGCATTTTGGGTCACTCATTGCTAGACTAGTATAGTGAGTGGCCATTCTCTTGCTTTTCCTATTCTGCCATACTTACCCCGCTACATTGCTATAGAAGCAGGTGCAAAGAACGTCAGTGCAGAAAAGAAAACGGCAATCTGAGGGACAAGCTGGTGAAGATGCTGAGGATCATCAGGCTGCGGAAATTCTGTGTGCTATGAACAATCTTGAACAAGGTTTGAGTGCGGAGCTTCGCGATGTTAGAGAAGAGACTTCAAATATCAACGCTGAGCTCATCAAGGTTCAGTCATATCCATAATCATTTTCACCCTTTAATCAACATTAGATGCTACATGCATTCCTGTCACACCATGCGAAAGTTTATAAAATTAAAATTGACATCATAAGTTGATGTCCAGGGATTTCTTGATATGGGTGGTGTTGGTAGACAGAATATCGCAGTAAAGTACATGGGGCAGTTGAGTGAGAGGCCATTCCTACTGGCATGCCTTCAGAAGTTTCTCCGCAAAGAAGCCGAGGCAGAAGCTTCTCGGCTGTGCAAATTTTGGCAGGAGCAGCTCATGAACCCAGAGTGGTATCCCTTCAAGACTGACACGGTTGGAGGCATTTCTGAGGTACGCTGAGTTCCTGTACAGACTATAGCTTATGGTACGTCGATTCTCGTAGGTGACAAGTTATGTGCTACACTGCTACGTGTGTGATTAGGGGACCATTAATGACGATGACATTAAGCTACAAGAGCTGCGGGCTACATGGGGGGAAGAGTCTTACAAGGCTTTGGTGAAGGCTTTGGTGAATAGTTTCTTGGAGTTAAAGGAATGTGGCAAGCTGAGTGACAGAACCATTGTAGCCCAGCTTTGGAATTTCGAAGAGGACAGGAAGGCCACTCTCAGTGAGAGTGTTGAGTACGTGTGCAACAAAGTGAAGAGCCTCAGCAATGAGAATGTCAGGACCTCGACTCGCGGGTATGTATGATTGTATAAGATTCAGTTTGTTAAGTGCGCCTTTTGCTAGAATCATACAGGCATACAGCGCCACCGGTCCTGATTCGATTGGAGCATTAAAATCGTAGTTGTAGGTTTCTGTATCTATATAATCAGCTAAATGAAACAAACATCCTACTGATCCAGTATATTCAATGGCCTTTTTAAAGGCATGGTAGTGGTACAGAGACTTTATTATATGGCCAAGGAAACACATACTTTCTTGGGTGTATATACCGGGAAATGGGACTTGATGATGCATGCAAACTTGGTTATAACTAATACTAATGTGAATTCACACAAAAAATCATTGGAACTTGTTTCTGTATGTGCAGGAAAAGGGGCCGTTGTGTTGGACGAGCATGAAGACACTAACGAAAAGAATAGGTGCTCTACTTTGAACTTTTAAAGACGCTATTATGAGTCATTGTACCTTTTAAGAAAGTATTTTCTGTATAAAAAATGATCTTAAGCTGAGTCCAGAAAGAACATTTCAACTGAAATTTTGGTGTCCATCTCATGGTAACCTCAGTAGCAATGCAGGCACAAGTGCCTTAGTTGATGCTGTCGTATCTTGCCGATAGATTGTCCCTGTCCAATGAATTATCACCATGCCAATTTTATTTTAAATTGTGCAGGGAACTTACTCAGGCCGGCGGTATCTGGATACAAAACGTAGAAACACTAACTCATGGTGAAGAAACTGAAGACTAAAGAACCTGACCTTAGCAAGGAAGGAAACCCCCAAAGACCATATAGCAGAGCTATGGTTTCGATGTTTTCTTCTATCCGTTTCAAACTATCTAGAATGACCTTGTTCCTTGTGGTACTCGGCATGTTTTGAATCTCATCTCAGCTTCAGTATTGTGTTAAGCTCGAACTAACTATGGATTTTCACATGAACGGCTGAATGTCGGTTGCATAATAGATTTCATCTGCCTTTCATCAGTAAACCTGAATAGCataatagtactccctccgatccaaaataagtgtctcagcTTTGAACTAAGGTTAGTTCAATCCTAGTTCAAAGCTGCAACACTTattttggatcggagggagtacgaTATATCATTGGACGACTATTGGTTGCGAACACGTGCTGTTTTCCAGGGAAAACGTCAGGGTAGTTGCATGTTGCAGAAGTTGTGGTGTTTTCCTTTTCGTGGTAGTTTTGCCTGTCCCTGTCGTGTTTTTTTAGATGAACACGGAGCAGATCGTCGTGTTTGTCAAAGTGGTTGCTGGAGTTTATTGCACAGATGCTATAAAAATGTTGCACCCCGAACTTCTGGGTATTCGACTCAGATGGGAAATATCGACCCAACTAAGCAGTGGCCGCATTTTTTCTCACGAACAGCCCTGGTGATTGCCTTGCCCCCTGTCCTTCTAGTGCACATTTCCTGAAAACGACTAGCGATTGAAAATGACAGAGAGCTGATAGCATCCAATTCTTACAGGAGAGGTGTAGTTGCACAAGTCAGAACTCCAATTAGATACCACGACAGAGAGGAAAGCGAGGCACATCTTCTCGAATCTCCAATGCTTTAGCTTGAAGCGAAGATCCTAACCAGGGAAGTTTACTGACGGAAGCCTACTGACTTATGTGTCCCCATAAAAAAAAAGACCCGAATAACGCGCCAACAGCAGCTCAGGGAGGTTATCCGAGCGAATCCGCGTTCAGCGTTTGTACCCTCAAAAAACCACTTTCACTCATGCTAAAACAGATATATTTGCCATGCTATTGTATAAAGATGTGTCGTGTTGTAAAGAAAAAATTGCCATGCTAGCAGAAAAATTGTCGGGATTTATTTTCAGGGAATTGCAACAATGCAACATGGAGAATTGTCAGTCTAAAATTTCAACTTGTTCCGATATGCCATGCTGGCAGAAGGAAATTTTCATCCTACATCTAAGAAAAACTGGTGGAGATTTTCATGCTCTAAAAACAGAATTTATCATCTCGAATGTGTTCGCTAAAATCGTCATCTTGAGCGAACCCTTTAGTGTCGCCAGCTTGTAGTTTACTCAGAAGGATGCATGTGAGCGAACAATGACTAACACATATCATGCTTAGTTGCTTTGATATTCGTACATGGGAAATGAACGGGCAGCATGTTCGCTCACAAAAAAGAAACCTTAGCTCACGTCTCACTTAGGAAAAAGAAAAGACTTATGTGTCCTTTCCCCATTAATCCCACCTGATTTCCACGCAGAGCCCTCCTCCCTTAAAAATGACATATCCCTCTACCCGAGCCTCTAATATATTTCTGTAGAAAATATTCTGTAGGTGTAGCACATCTCAATTTGAAGAATGGAATGATTTGCTACGACATTGTAGCCAATTCATAAATATGAATAATACTATGACGTGGCCCCCATGGTGCCATGTTGAATGAGTGCCAATACCACTAAAAAAACTTTAACCTTTAGAGGCAGCGTTAGCCACAGAGCATGCAAGTTCCAACTATTTACAAATACACTATGAAGTCTGATTCTATGATTTCCCCGTTGTGAATGAACCACTAGATAGCCCATCTCTTGTAAGGCTTGATTTTACTGACTATAGTGATTGTTGGGCTTTAATTTATTGAATAATTAAAGCCCAGCAACCACTAGTCAGTACCCGCCCCACTCCCCTCCCCCCTTCAACTTTGTTTGAGCCTTTGAATCTTTGGTAGGATGGAGTTGTGCCGTCTGATTTGGGCCATGTGTCGAGTAATTCTTTTTCTTATAATGAAATTTCTCCAGTCTGTGAGTACGTTGGTCCCGCATAGTACTGGTCCCATAGGGACACTGACAGAGAATGCCGCAGTGGCCTCTAGACCTAGGTGATTGTGGCGGGAGTGACGATTGGAGGAGATAAAATGAGGAGATGGCCATTGGGGGACCTTCAGACCTGGTCAATGGCGGTAGAAGTCAATTGTTAGGGATGTGCAGGGATAAAGTAGGCCACAGAGAGCTCGATAACTAGGCGGTGGCCGACATATAATTGACAGTACAAATGGCAGCCCGCTGTAGAAGggagaaaagagagagagaggatgaCGGGTTGTGGCAGAGAGAGTTGGTGTACGAGGTGGTGATGGCATCCATCCATGGTGGGCGCCATGAAGCGATTTTGGAGAGAGGAGGGTTAATCAAGGAGTACATATGTATTTCAAGATTATACAAAGAAAGATTATACAAAGAAATTGCATATCTTGGATGTATTTTTCATCAATTCACGGGTGATGGTGAAATGGCCAGGAGTATGCAACTTACAATTAAAAGGTCCTGGATTCATCTAAGCTAAAGAGGAAGGGTCATGATAATGTTGTTGAGGAGCTTAACCACCCACTGTTACAATCTGCCATACAATTCCACCCACTTATTAATGTTCCTCCTTAACATCGCAAAATCATCCCTGCACCCTCGGCCAAGTTCATTATACTGTAAGAAAAATTAgggcaatgctacatccacgcaAAGTTACACATGTTTACGGGGGATTGCTCAGTTGGCGTTTTTTCATTGGAAATGAGAGGGAAGGAGGGACCCCACCCTAATTgaaattggggggggggggaggattaGAAGGAACGTTACGTAGCTTATTCGTAACAAGTTTCGTAGGTGGAgctaaggatggcaatgggtcagATTTGGATCGGATTGAACAATatcaaatccatatccatatccatgAAGACAGTCTTTGCCCGTCCATGAAAAATTCCACGGGTGAAAAATTGTATCCATGTCCAAACCCGATGGATATTCATTGGGTCCTTCTCGAGACATATAAATAAGACATAACACAACGTTAACATAAGCTCCACTAGGCTTCATTTATGGTAAATCAATGTCCACTAACAACCTAAGATCATTTAGTATTTTTCTAACAGATGAAAATGACGGGTCATTTAATAAGGTGATAAAATAAGGGAAGGGGCGTTAGAGTATGTTACGGAGGGGATTGAATGTCAACTAATAAAAGTTACGACGAGGATTGTGTATTTACTTTTGCATGTTTTAGATAACAAAGTGTAAAATTACAGTGGGACATGTGACTATGGGGTAGGGATAGCAAATTTTAGCCCATTAAGTCATACTATCGGGTCGACTTTGGGTATACCCACGGGTACACGATTATATTCATGCCCTAGCCACGAGCAATTGGGTCGGGTTTAGGCACCGCCCATGGACACAAAAGCATATCCGAATTCTATTCATTTGGGTCGGATATCCATGCCCATGGATAAAATTGTCATCCTTAGGCGGAGCATTATTAGAAAAGTTATTATGATGCTAACTTACTGGTTTATATTATATAAAAAGACCATTTGTTTGAAAATATACAAAAAAATCATTCAATTACATCCGTCTCATTTTTTATCGCAGGTCATTTTTAGTTTCCACCGATACTATTTTTAATTAACTTTTAACGCGCCCCCTTTGCGCAAGCATCTGGTAACACTCCTTGCCCCCTCGGCTCAGTTCGAAATTATTTCTCTCCCCCTTTCCATGGCAGGGCAGGGCAGGGCATCCTAAATATAAATTGGCCATTATAATCCCGTCAGGCCATCTCCCTCTCGCCCCCGTCATTCTCCTTTTCCTTTGTGGCTTGCGCAAcgggcgaggcgaggcgaggcgtggTGCCGGAGGAGGCGAAATATAGCCACCCTCTCCATCCAACCCCCCCCGCCCCCGATTGCTTTGCACCGCCGGAACCTCGCCCCTCCCCGCCGACCGCCATAACCGCAAGGTACTAATGCCTCCTCCCGCTCCCGCTCCCGCTCTGTTCCTCCGTG from Triticum urartu cultivar G1812 chromosome 3, Tu2.1, whole genome shotgun sequence encodes:
- the LOC125544894 gene encoding factor of DNA methylation 1-like isoform X3, whose protein sequence is MAETGDASSDWLARLSGLGSYVCSKMNYHEYCSHEYNGIHSALHRVLEEKEKVEQEHKARLQLVAAKEELVKRNEEQEAEIQSLKRKLQASEARHTPAQGSGREHNQSGRVQRTSVQKRKRQSEGQAGEDAEDHQAAEILCAMNNLEQGLSAELRDVREETSNINAELIKGFLDMGGVGRQNIAVKYMGQLSERPFLLACLQKFLRKEAEAEASRLCKFWQEQLMNPEWYPFKTDTVGGISEGTINDDDIKLQELRATWGEESYKALVKALVNSFLELKECGKLSDRTIVAQLWNFEEDRKATLSESVEYVCNKVKSLSNENVRTSTRGKRGRCVGRA
- the LOC125544894 gene encoding factor of DNA methylation 1-like isoform X2, producing the protein MAETGDASSDWLARLSGLGSYVCSKMNYHEYCSHEYNGIHSALHRVLEEKEKVEQEHKARLQLVAAKEELVKRNEEQEAEIQSLKRKLQASEARHTPAQGSGREHNQSGRQVQRTSVQKRKRQSEGQAGEDAEDHQAAEILCAMNNLEQGLSAELRDVREETSNINAELIKGFLDMGGVGRQNIAVKYMGQLSERPFLLACLQKFLRKEAEAEASRLCKFWQEQLMNPEWYPFKTDTVGGISEGTINDDDIKLQELRATWGEESYKALVKALVNSFLELKECGKLSDRTIVAQLWNFEEDRKATLSESVEYVCNKVKSLSNENVRTSTRGKRGRCVGRA
- the LOC125544894 gene encoding factor of DNA methylation 1-like isoform X1 — its product is MAETGDASSDWLARLSGLGSYVCSKMNYHEYCSHEYNGIHSALHRVLEEKEKVEQEHKARLQLVAAKEELVKRNEEQEAEIQSLKRKLQASEARHTPAQGSGREHNQSGRKQVQRTSVQKRKRQSEGQAGEDAEDHQAAEILCAMNNLEQGLSAELRDVREETSNINAELIKGFLDMGGVGRQNIAVKYMGQLSERPFLLACLQKFLRKEAEAEASRLCKFWQEQLMNPEWYPFKTDTVGGISEGTINDDDIKLQELRATWGEESYKALVKALVNSFLELKECGKLSDRTIVAQLWNFEEDRKATLSESVEYVCNKVKSLSNENVRTSTRGKRGRCVGRA